The following are encoded in a window of Paraburkholderia hospita genomic DNA:
- a CDS encoding MFS transporter: protein MSDQDLLARPSGPASPSPRVSAPAQSKHPQHTNRNTVSLDDVPLNGFHIKIAGLTFGAHFTEGFALGTIGYALASLNKQMPLDAFWQGMIGSSALMGIFIGSLVFGWLSDRMGRQRIFLLSFLIITLAAFAQFYVSSPAMLCALRVLIGFGMGGDFAVGHAILAEFSPRKHRGTLLGSFSVIWTIGYVVANVLGLCYADASPDAWRWLLASAGVPALAVLVMRIGTPESPRWLHGKGRIAEAQAIVLKYFGPNVTIDGGHDDHAHGAQGAHGGFARLFKPDLIRRTIFNCAFFVCLVIPYFAIYTFLPSILKAIHLDNGSGADFLLNGFLVVGALLGIWLTIVLSRRAFLIGSFAVTCLSLLALSVLPESAALWMIVAFAVFTLTMSAFSNLVGVFPPECFPTEVRACGVGLAIACSRLGSAVGTFLLPLGIAQLGFHSTMLALSAVLLVGMIVSIAWAPETKHLTLNQASGA from the coding sequence TTGAGCGATCAAGACCTGCTTGCGCGGCCGTCCGGCCCCGCATCCCCGTCCCCGCGCGTTTCAGCGCCGGCCCAATCTAAACATCCGCAACACACGAACCGCAACACCGTCTCGCTCGATGATGTGCCGCTGAACGGCTTCCACATCAAGATCGCCGGGCTGACGTTCGGCGCGCACTTCACGGAAGGCTTCGCGCTCGGCACGATCGGCTATGCGCTCGCGTCGCTCAACAAGCAGATGCCGCTCGACGCGTTCTGGCAAGGCATGATCGGCAGCTCCGCGCTGATGGGCATTTTCATTGGCAGCCTGGTGTTTGGCTGGCTGTCGGACCGCATGGGCCGTCAGCGCATTTTCCTGCTGAGCTTTCTGATCATCACGCTCGCGGCTTTCGCGCAGTTCTATGTGTCGTCGCCGGCGATGCTCTGCGCGTTGCGCGTGCTGATCGGCTTCGGCATGGGCGGCGATTTCGCCGTCGGTCACGCGATTCTCGCGGAGTTCTCGCCGCGCAAGCATCGCGGCACGCTGCTCGGCTCGTTCAGCGTGATCTGGACGATCGGCTATGTGGTCGCGAACGTGCTCGGCCTGTGTTACGCGGATGCGTCGCCGGATGCGTGGCGCTGGCTGCTGGCGTCGGCGGGCGTGCCTGCGCTCGCGGTGCTGGTCATGCGGATCGGCACGCCGGAATCGCCTCGCTGGCTGCACGGCAAGGGACGCATCGCGGAAGCGCAGGCCATCGTGCTGAAATACTTCGGCCCGAACGTGACGATCGACGGCGGGCATGACGACCATGCGCACGGTGCTCAAGGCGCTCACGGTGGTTTCGCGCGTCTGTTCAAGCCGGACCTGATCCGCCGCACGATCTTCAACTGCGCGTTCTTCGTGTGCCTCGTGATTCCGTACTTCGCGATCTACACGTTCCTGCCGTCGATCCTCAAGGCGATTCATCTCGACAACGGCTCCGGCGCGGATTTCCTGCTCAACGGCTTTCTCGTGGTCGGCGCGCTGCTCGGCATCTGGCTGACGATCGTGTTGTCGCGCCGCGCCTTCCTGATCGGCTCGTTCGCGGTGACGTGCCTGTCGCTGCTCGCGCTGAGCGTGCTGCCGGAATCGGCGGCGCTGTGGATGATCGTCGCGTTCGCGGTGTTCACGCTGACGATGTCGGCGTTCTCGAATCTGGTCGGCGTGTTTCCGCCCGAGTGCTTCCCGACGGAAGTGCGCGCGTGCGGCGTCGGGCTCGCCATTGCGTGCAGCCGTCTGGGTTCCGCCGTCGGCACGTTCCTGCTGCCGCTCGGCATCGCGCAACTCGGCTTTCACTCGACGATGCTCGCGCTGTCCGCGGTGTTGCTGGTTGGAATGATTGTTTCGATTGCGTGGGCGCCAGAGACGAAGCATCTGACGTTGAATCAGGCGAGTGGCGCTTAG
- a CDS encoding NAD-dependent succinate-semialdehyde dehydrogenase: MSEFLRTGHYINGEWYESANTYPVRNPATGEVIANVAKGGAQETAQAIDAAERAFPAWRALTAKERGARVKRWGELMLEHRDALAELLTREQGKPLAEAKGEVGYAASFFEWFAEEAKRSYGDVIPSPKPDSKIIVTREPVGVVAAITPWNFPLAMITRKAGPAIAAGCTMVLKPSEETPLSAFALAVLAERAGIPAGVFNIVSGDAVAIGGALTESPVVRKLSFTGSTRVGKLLAKQSADTLKKLSLELGGNAPFIVFDDADIDAAVQGAMASKFRNTGQTCVCVNRFYVQDGIYDAFTQALTEAVKKMRVGDALKGEVEQGPLINEAALMKVEAHVADAFQHGAKALTGGKRHALGGTFYEPTVLVDATQPMLIAEEETFGPVAACFRFKAEDEAVKAANDTPFGLSAYFYTRDLGRAWRVADALESGMVGINEGIISTEVAPFGGVKQSGLGREGSKYGMDEYVELKYMMMGGLGR; this comes from the coding sequence ATGAGTGAATTTCTCCGCACAGGCCACTACATCAACGGCGAGTGGTACGAAAGCGCGAACACGTATCCCGTTCGCAATCCGGCGACGGGCGAGGTAATCGCCAATGTCGCGAAGGGCGGCGCGCAGGAAACGGCGCAAGCCATCGACGCCGCCGAGCGCGCGTTCCCCGCCTGGCGCGCGCTGACCGCAAAAGAGCGCGGCGCACGCGTGAAGCGTTGGGGCGAGCTGATGCTCGAGCATCGCGACGCACTCGCCGAACTGCTGACGCGCGAGCAAGGCAAGCCGCTCGCCGAAGCGAAGGGCGAAGTCGGCTACGCGGCGAGCTTCTTCGAATGGTTCGCCGAAGAAGCGAAGCGCAGCTACGGCGACGTGATTCCGAGCCCGAAGCCCGATTCGAAGATCATCGTCACGCGTGAGCCGGTTGGCGTGGTCGCGGCGATCACGCCGTGGAATTTCCCGCTCGCGATGATCACGCGCAAGGCCGGCCCGGCGATCGCAGCCGGTTGCACGATGGTCCTGAAGCCTTCGGAAGAAACGCCGCTGTCCGCGTTCGCGCTGGCCGTGCTCGCCGAGCGCGCGGGTATTCCGGCAGGCGTGTTCAACATCGTCTCGGGCGATGCCGTGGCGATCGGCGGCGCGCTGACGGAGTCGCCTGTCGTGCGCAAGCTGTCGTTCACGGGCTCGACGCGCGTCGGCAAGCTGCTCGCCAAGCAGTCGGCGGATACGCTGAAGAAGCTCTCGCTGGAACTGGGCGGCAACGCGCCGTTCATCGTGTTCGACGATGCCGATATCGACGCCGCCGTGCAGGGCGCGATGGCGTCGAAGTTCCGCAACACCGGGCAGACCTGTGTGTGCGTCAACCGCTTCTATGTGCAGGACGGCATCTACGATGCATTCACGCAGGCGCTGACGGAAGCCGTGAAGAAGATGCGCGTCGGCGATGCGCTGAAGGGCGAGGTCGAGCAAGGTCCGCTGATCAACGAAGCTGCGCTGATGAAAGTCGAGGCGCATGTCGCCGACGCGTTCCAACACGGCGCGAAGGCGCTGACGGGCGGCAAGCGTCACGCGCTGGGCGGCACGTTCTACGAGCCGACGGTGCTGGTCGACGCGACGCAACCGATGCTGATCGCCGAAGAAGAAACCTTCGGCCCGGTGGCCGCGTGCTTCCGCTTCAAGGCGGAAGACGAAGCGGTCAAGGCCGCGAACGACACGCCGTTCGGTCTGTCCGCGTACTTCTACACGCGCGATCTGGGGCGTGCATGGCGCGTCGCGGATGCGCTGGAAAGCGGCATGGTCGGCATCAACGAAGGCATCATCTCGACGGAAGTCGCGCCGTTCGGCGGCGTCAAGCAGTCGGGCCTCGGCCGTGAAGGCTCGAAGTACGGCATGGATGAATACGTCGAACTGAAGTACATGATGATGGGCGGTCTGGGCCGCTAG
- a CDS encoding aldo/keto reductase encodes MEYIRLGQSGLKVSRLCLGTMNMGTPQWKPWIFDEAQSEPIVRHALEAGVNFIDLADFYSTGVGEEVVGRILKRLARREEIVVTTKVGYDMGTYQNAGGHSRKHIMDGIDGSLSRLGMDYVDIFMLHYFDVNTPVEETMAAMNDIVRAGKARYIGVSTMYTWQFAKIMQVCERNGWHKPINMQLQLNLAYREEEREMIPYCQDQGVGVSVFSPLARGLLTSDAQSTRNQTDFFTAQMYGDTASREIAASVARVAARRGVSAAQIAQAWVLQREGISSMLVGADTPAQFDSALAALGTKLEAEELHELERNYTPCDLINDYTAGKRIAREARAAQGAFADVASNLDKAA; translated from the coding sequence ATGGAATACATTCGCCTCGGCCAGTCGGGCCTGAAGGTTTCGCGTCTGTGCCTCGGCACGATGAACATGGGCACGCCGCAATGGAAGCCGTGGATTTTCGATGAAGCGCAAAGCGAGCCGATCGTGCGTCACGCGCTCGAAGCGGGCGTCAACTTCATCGACCTCGCCGACTTCTACTCGACGGGCGTCGGCGAAGAAGTGGTCGGCCGCATCCTGAAGCGCCTCGCGCGCCGCGAAGAGATCGTCGTGACGACCAAGGTCGGCTATGACATGGGCACGTACCAGAACGCGGGCGGCCATTCGCGCAAGCACATCATGGACGGTATCGACGGTTCGCTGTCGCGTCTGGGCATGGACTACGTCGATATCTTCATGCTGCATTACTTCGACGTGAACACGCCCGTCGAAGAAACGATGGCCGCGATGAATGACATCGTGCGCGCAGGCAAGGCGCGCTACATCGGCGTATCGACGATGTACACGTGGCAGTTCGCGAAGATCATGCAGGTGTGCGAGCGCAACGGCTGGCACAAGCCGATCAACATGCAGCTGCAACTGAACCTCGCGTATCGCGAGGAAGAGCGCGAAATGATTCCGTATTGCCAGGATCAGGGCGTGGGCGTGTCGGTGTTCAGCCCGCTCGCACGCGGTCTTCTGACGAGCGACGCGCAATCGACGCGTAATCAGACCGACTTCTTCACCGCGCAGATGTACGGCGACACGGCTTCGCGCGAGATCGCGGCATCGGTGGCGCGCGTGGCGGCCAGGCGTGGTGTCTCCGCGGCGCAGATCGCGCAGGCGTGGGTGCTGCAACGTGAAGGCATCTCGAGCATGCTGGTCGGCGCGGATACGCCGGCGCAGTTCGACAGCGCGCTGGCCGCGCTGGGCACGAAGCTCGAAGCGGAAGAACTGCACGAGCTGGAGCGCAACTACACGCCGTGCGATCTGATCAACGACTACACGGCGGGCAAGCGCATCGCGCGCGAAGCACGCGCCGCACAAGGCGCATTCGCCGACGTGGCAAGCAATCTGGATAAAGCAGCATGA
- the fae gene encoding formaldehyde-activating enzyme, producing MSTTEKQLYIGEGFEGPGVNLAHINVLVGPRNGPAGQAFATALSTPSAGHAPFVVIARPGVPTKPLTLYVNKAQIEGDFHGNATWGASQAGIAKAVADSLENGTLPPEAENDWVVVSANWVNPKTDDLDAVFENNYRACKNAILAAMKGLPHKEEVFAAAREVSNPFYTPKQR from the coding sequence ATGAGCACCACTGAAAAGCAACTGTATATCGGCGAAGGATTCGAAGGCCCGGGCGTGAACCTCGCGCACATCAACGTACTGGTCGGTCCGCGCAACGGCCCCGCTGGCCAGGCATTCGCCACCGCGCTGTCGACGCCGTCCGCCGGTCACGCGCCGTTCGTCGTGATCGCGCGTCCGGGCGTGCCGACCAAGCCGCTGACGCTGTATGTGAACAAGGCGCAGATCGAAGGCGACTTCCACGGCAACGCGACGTGGGGCGCATCGCAGGCGGGCATCGCAAAGGCGGTTGCCGATTCGCTGGAGAACGGCACGCTGCCGCCCGAAGCGGAGAACGACTGGGTCGTCGTGTCGGCGAACTGGGTCAACCCGAAGACCGACGATCTCGACGCCGTGTTCGAAAACAACTACCGCGCATGCAAGAACGCGATTCTCGCGGCGATGAAGGGCCTGCCGCACAAGGAAGAAGTGTTCGCCGCCGCGCGCGAAGTATCGAACCCGTTCTATACGCCGAAGCAGCGCTAA
- a CDS encoding H-NS histone family protein, which translates to MATYRQLTAQLEKLQKEMEQAREQEVTQAIADIKQKIAEYGITAEELGFSSKVRAAGRKAALPPKYHNPKTGETWSGRGRAPGWLAGKNRDKFLIDE; encoded by the coding sequence ATGGCCACATACAGACAGCTGACCGCCCAACTCGAAAAGCTTCAGAAGGAGATGGAACAAGCACGTGAACAGGAAGTGACTCAGGCGATCGCTGACATCAAACAGAAGATCGCCGAATACGGCATCACCGCTGAGGAGCTTGGCTTCTCGAGCAAGGTGCGCGCGGCGGGGCGCAAAGCCGCGCTGCCTCCGAAATACCACAACCCCAAGACGGGAGAAACCTGGAGCGGCCGTGGCCGTGCGCCGGGTTGGCTCGCGGGTAAGAACCGCGACAAGTTTCTCATCGACGAATGA
- a CDS encoding BON domain-containing protein, giving the protein MTRWIVWIVLVIASAACNVLHAQEASSAAPGERRNWYNDPFFTLSHAITDCPVPLGPMMTHAQMEDDAHYRVERGTTCWLAHKCTKPNSYLYDADIASAIQARFTNPHAFDGTSVWITVQRRFVYAEGCAPASFDRHALQQQLEAIPDVEQVFMRIAASTHGPMPYKTLAEPDRQPIAEPTAQPITQPKPQTQ; this is encoded by the coding sequence ATGACACGCTGGATCGTTTGGATCGTGCTGGTTATCGCGAGTGCCGCTTGCAATGTGCTGCATGCGCAAGAGGCGTCATCGGCGGCGCCAGGTGAACGGCGCAACTGGTACAACGATCCGTTCTTCACGCTTTCGCATGCGATCACCGATTGCCCCGTGCCGCTCGGCCCGATGATGACGCACGCGCAGATGGAAGACGATGCGCACTATCGCGTGGAGCGAGGCACGACCTGCTGGCTTGCGCACAAATGCACGAAGCCGAACTCCTATCTGTACGACGCGGATATCGCCAGCGCGATTCAGGCGCGCTTCACGAACCCGCATGCATTCGACGGCACGAGCGTGTGGATCACGGTGCAGCGCCGCTTCGTCTATGCGGAAGGTTGCGCGCCCGCATCGTTCGACAGGCACGCGTTGCAGCAGCAGCTCGAAGCGATTCCCGACGTCGAGCAGGTGTTCATGCGCATCGCCGCGAGCACACATGGACCGATGCCCTACAAGACGCTTGCGGAACCCGACAGACAGCCGATAGCAGAGCCGACAGCGCAACCGATAACGCAACCGAAGCCACAGACTCAATAA
- a CDS encoding sigma-54 interaction domain-containing protein → MMNDWSGLPATYSEVLRRAMDSLFRTFENFSEGTFIVDADARVVWINKRYAARFGFADPQQAIGRDCEAVIPNSLMREVVMTGKPILLDILETDREPLVVTRLPLKDDAGKTVGAVGFALFDEMKALTPLFSHYSRVQQELIATRQSLAQARRAKYTFASFVGTSAASLEVKRQARRASQVDSPVLLLGETGTGKELLAHAIHGASARSTKPLVTVNVAAIPDALLEVEFFGAAPGAYTGADRKGRVGKFELADGGTLFLDEIGDMPLPLQGKLLRVLQDREFEPLGSNRIVRADVRIIAATSADLPALVAAGRFRPDLFYRLNVLTIHAPPLRERQTDIEALAYTILEDLSTQVPGGHFELQDDALRLLCSYGWPGNVRELHNTLERAVMLSDSERIDARALAPFIGPVRGQATFDAPVPVQTTAARASDAAQPQQWADAMAAFEKRFIDEALRACEGRVTEAAARIGMGRATLYKKIAAYGIEV, encoded by the coding sequence ATGATGAACGACTGGTCGGGCCTGCCCGCGACCTACAGCGAAGTCCTGCGCCGCGCGATGGACTCGCTCTTCCGCACGTTTGAGAACTTCAGCGAAGGCACCTTTATCGTCGATGCCGATGCGCGCGTCGTGTGGATCAATAAACGCTACGCGGCACGCTTTGGTTTTGCCGATCCGCAACAGGCGATCGGCCGCGATTGCGAAGCCGTGATCCCGAATAGCCTGATGCGCGAAGTCGTGATGACAGGCAAGCCGATCCTGCTCGACATTCTCGAAACCGACCGCGAGCCGCTCGTCGTCACGCGTCTGCCGTTGAAGGACGACGCGGGCAAGACGGTCGGCGCCGTCGGCTTCGCTCTCTTCGACGAGATGAAGGCGCTCACGCCGCTCTTCTCCCACTACTCGCGCGTACAACAGGAACTGATCGCGACGCGCCAGTCGCTCGCGCAGGCGCGCCGCGCGAAGTACACGTTCGCGAGCTTCGTCGGCACGAGTGCGGCCAGTCTCGAAGTGAAGCGCCAGGCGCGGCGCGCGTCGCAAGTCGATTCGCCCGTGCTGCTGCTCGGCGAAACGGGCACCGGCAAGGAACTGCTCGCGCATGCGATCCACGGCGCATCCGCGCGCTCGACCAAGCCGCTCGTCACCGTCAACGTCGCGGCGATTCCCGATGCGCTGCTCGAAGTCGAGTTCTTCGGCGCGGCGCCGGGTGCGTACACGGGCGCGGACCGCAAGGGACGCGTCGGCAAGTTCGAACTCGCCGATGGCGGCACGCTGTTCCTCGATGAAATCGGCGATATGCCTTTGCCGCTGCAAGGCAAGCTGTTGCGCGTGTTACAGGATCGTGAGTTCGAGCCGCTCGGGTCGAACCGGATCGTGCGCGCCGACGTGCGGATCATCGCGGCGACTTCGGCCGATCTGCCCGCGCTCGTTGCCGCGGGGCGCTTCCGCCCGGACCTGTTCTATCGCCTCAACGTGCTCACCATTCATGCGCCGCCGCTGCGCGAGCGCCAAACGGATATCGAGGCGCTCGCCTATACGATCCTCGAAGATCTGTCGACGCAGGTGCCTGGCGGTCACTTCGAACTGCAGGACGACGCGTTGCGGCTGTTGTGCTCGTACGGCTGGCCAGGCAATGTGCGCGAGCTGCACAACACGCTGGAGCGCGCGGTGATGTTGTCGGACAGCGAGCGCATCGATGCGCGCGCGCTTGCGCCGTTCATTGGGCCGGTGCGCGGACAGGCCACGTTCGATGCGCCCGTACCCGTGCAGACAACGGCTGCCAGGGCATCGGACGCAGCGCAGCCGCAACAATGGGCGGACGCGATGGCCGCGTTCGAAAAGCGGTTTATCGACGAAGCGTTGCGCGCGTGCGAAGGACGCGTCACGGAAGCGGCCGCGCGTATCGGCATGGGGCGCGCGACGCTGTATAAGAAGATCGCTGCGTACGGCATCGAAGTGTGA
- a CDS encoding GntP family permease, which translates to MAFVIVLAALAFLMFAAYRGYSVILVAPIAALGAVLLVDPAAVAPVFSGIFMEKMVVFVKLYFPVFLLGAVFGKVIELSGFAASIVHSAIRYIGRSRANAVIVAVCALLTYGGVSLFVVVFAVYPFAAELYRQSNIPKRLMPGAIALGAFSFTMDSLPGTPQIQNIIPTTFFKTTAWAAPGLGIAGSLFILVVGLSFLEWRRRSAMAKGEGYGTSLLNEPEKMETDKLPHPLLAIAPLVLVGVANFVLTRMIPEWYGATYTVSPDVLPGNHGPAVTATIKSLVAIWSVEGALLLGILLVVITAFGSVKERFASGTKAAVGGALLASLNTASEYGFGGVIAALPGFIVVSDALKSIPNPLVNAAVSVSSLAGITGSASGGMSIALAAMSDLFIKGADAAHIPMDVLHRVVAMASGGMDTLPHNGAVITLLAVTGLTHRESYRDIFAVTIIKTLAVFFVIGLYYATGLV; encoded by the coding sequence TTGGCTTTTGTCATCGTCCTCGCCGCCCTGGCGTTCCTGATGTTCGCCGCCTATCGCGGCTACAGCGTCATTCTCGTCGCGCCGATCGCCGCGCTCGGCGCGGTGCTGTTAGTCGATCCCGCCGCCGTCGCGCCCGTGTTCTCGGGCATCTTCATGGAGAAGATGGTCGTCTTCGTGAAGCTGTACTTCCCTGTGTTCCTGCTCGGCGCCGTGTTCGGCAAGGTAATCGAACTGTCGGGTTTCGCCGCGTCGATCGTGCACTCGGCGATCCGTTATATCGGCCGCTCGCGGGCGAATGCGGTGATCGTCGCCGTGTGCGCGTTGCTGACCTACGGCGGCGTCTCGCTGTTCGTCGTCGTGTTTGCGGTGTATCCGTTCGCCGCGGAACTGTATCGACAGAGCAATATTCCGAAGCGTCTGATGCCGGGCGCGATCGCGCTGGGCGCGTTCTCGTTCACGATGGATTCGCTGCCGGGCACGCCGCAGATCCAGAACATCATCCCGACCACATTCTTCAAGACGACGGCATGGGCCGCGCCCGGCCTCGGTATCGCCGGTTCGCTTTTCATCCTCGTCGTGGGCCTGTCGTTCCTCGAATGGCGCCGCCGCTCGGCGATGGCGAAGGGCGAAGGCTACGGCACGTCGCTGCTGAACGAGCCGGAGAAGATGGAAACCGACAAGCTGCCGCATCCGCTGCTGGCGATTGCCCCGCTGGTTCTGGTCGGCGTCGCGAACTTCGTGCTCACGCGCATGATTCCCGAATGGTACGGCGCGACCTACACCGTTTCGCCCGACGTGCTGCCCGGTAACCACGGCCCGGCCGTGACGGCGACGATCAAGTCGCTGGTCGCGATCTGGTCGGTGGAAGGCGCGTTGCTGCTCGGCATTCTGCTCGTCGTCATCACGGCGTTTGGCAGCGTGAAGGAGCGTTTCGCTTCGGGCACGAAGGCGGCGGTCGGCGGCGCGTTGCTCGCGTCGCTCAACACCGCGTCGGAGTATGGCTTTGGCGGTGTGATCGCGGCACTGCCCGGCTTCATCGTGGTCAGCGATGCGCTCAAGAGCATTCCGAATCCGCTCGTGAATGCGGCCGTGTCGGTGAGCTCGCTGGCGGGTATCACGGGTTCCGCATCGGGCGGCATGAGCATCGCGCTCGCGGCGATGTCGGATCTGTTCATCAAGGGCGCCGACGCTGCGCATATTCCGATGGACGTGCTGCATCGCGTGGTCGCGATGGCGAGCGGCGGCATGGATACGCTGCCGCACAACGGCGCGGTGATTACGCTGCTGGCCGTGACGGGCCTCACGCACCGCGAGTCGTATCGCGACATCTTTGCCGTGACGATCATCAAGACGCTGGCTGTGTTCTTCGTGATCGGGCTCTACTACGCGACGGGGCTGGTTTAA